In Ctenopharyngodon idella isolate HZGC_01 chromosome 2, HZGC01, whole genome shotgun sequence, the following are encoded in one genomic region:
- the zgc:136930 gene encoding thread biopolymer filament subunit gamma isoform X3, which translates to MSLSISLASSRMSGGYGGFGASSGARLGLGIGGGAGLGGGLGLGGGLGFGAGGGLGLGGGLGFGAGGGLGLGGGAGAGAGLALGGGGGALVASPAFAMGRAIAAGGLGASAALASGQASGSAMAPILSRAAEKHTLSGLNDRFSTYMAKVRALQQENAALEAKLSQLTGGTDVSQESSVTATVEYEAQLSEYRSTLETLTIDTVKLEIELDNVRGTAHELKAKLDFEQGVKFQLESDIAAMKKDIELASDLRIDLDAKFSSLKNELDFVSKTQEEELSSLQSKLGTTTMDTSVSMIEVDTGKSFDISVALNKMRMEYEKSVQQHREEAEAYYKLKMDEMQTTNAKNTEAVSSAKVEITAARKELQSLNLELQGLAAANMSLEQSLAEAQAQSSVGVAEYQAQIASLTSAIEVAKADLHKQILAYQELLDIKLALDVEISTYRKLLEGDDFKVPEFTESSYTFSGQIKVKEIITETSVISDADDTESS; encoded by the exons ATGTCTTTGTCTATATCCTTGGCCTCTTCCAGGATGTCTGGGGGATACGGAGGTTTTGGTGCAAGTAGTGGAGCAAGATTGGGTCTGGGGATAGGGGGTGGTGCTGGTTTAGGTGGAGGTCTTGGCCTGGGAGGAGGACTGGGCTTTGGAGCCGGTGGAGGTCTTGGCCTGGGAGGAGGACTGGGCTTTGGAGCTGGTGGAGGTCTTGGCCTTGGTGGTGGTGCTGGAGCTGGTGCAGGATTGGCACTGGGGGGTGGTGGTGGTGCACTGGTTGCCAGTCCTGCATTCGCTATGGGTCGCGCCATTGCTGCAGGTGGACTCGGTGCAAGTGCCGCGCTCGCCTCCGGTCAAGCATCAGGCTCTGCCATGGCCCCAATACTTTCCAGAGCAGCTGAGAAGCACACACTCTCTGGGCTGAATGACCGCTTTTCCACATACATGGCCAAAGTACGGGCGCTACAGCAGGAGAACGCAGCTCTGGAGGCAAAGCTGTCCCAACTGACTGGGGGGACGGATGTGTCCCAAGAGTCATCTGTGACTGCCACGGTGGAGTATGAGGCCCAGCTGAGCGAATATCGCAGCACATTGGAAACTCTCACCATCGACACTGTCAAACTGGAGATCGAGCTGGACAATGTCCGTGGAACTGCCCATGAGCTGAAGGCTAA GCTTGACTTTGAACAAGGAGTGAAGTTTCAACTTGAGTCTGATATTGCTGCAATGAAAAAG GACATTGAATTGGCCTCTGACTTAAGAATTGATTTGGATGCCAAATtctccagcctgaaaaatgaaCTGGACTTTGTCAGCAAAACACAAGAGGAG GAATTGTCATCTTTGCAATCTAAACTGGGCACAACAACAATGGATACTTCAGTCTCAATGATTGAAGTAGACACCGGGAAGTCCTTCGACATCTCTGTAGCACTCAACAAGATGCGAATGGAATATGAGAAATCTGTACAGCAACACAGAGAGGAAGCTGAGGCTTACTACAAACTCAAG ATGGATGAGATGCAGACGACCAATGCCAAAAATACAGAAGCTGTGTCATCAGCTAAAGTTGAGATCACAGCAGCCAGGAAAGAGCTGCAGTCACTGAATTTAGAGCTGCAAGGGCTTGCGGCTGCG AACATGAGTCTGGAGCAGAGTTTAGCAGAAGCCCAGGCCCAGTCTAGTGTGGGCGTTGCTGAGTATCAGGCACAGATTGCTAGCCTCACATCGGCCATAGAGGTGGCTAAAGCAGACCTTCACAAACAGATTCTGGCCTACCAAGAGCTGCTGGACATCAAACTAGCCCTGGATGTTGAGATCTCCACCTACAGAAAACTCCTGGAAGGAGACGACTTCAA GGTGCCTGAGTTTACAGAGTCATCCTACACTTTTTCAG
- the zgc:136930 gene encoding thread biopolymer filament subunit gamma isoform X2 — MSLSISLASSRMSGGYGGFGASSGARLGLGIGGGAGLGGGLGLGGGLGFGAGGGLGLGGGLGFGAGGGLGLGGGAGAGAGLALGGGGGALVASPAFAMGRAIAAGGLGASAALASGQASGSAMAPILSRAAEKHTLSGLNDRFSTYMAKVRALQQENAALEAKLSQLTGGTDVSQESSVTATVEYEAQLSEYRSTLETLTIDTVKLEIELDNVRGTAHELKAKLDFEQGVKFQLESDIAAMKKDIELASDLRIDLDAKFSSLKNELDFVSKTQEEELSSLQSKLGTTTMDTSVSMIEVDTGKSFDISVALNKMRMEYEKSVQQHREEAEAYYKLKMDEMQTTNAKNTEAVSSAKVEITAARKELQSLNLELQGLAAANMSLEQSLAEAQAQSSVGVAEYQAQIASLTSAIEVAKADLHKQILAYQELLDIKLALDVEISTYRKLLEGDDFKVPEFTESSYTFSAGQIKVKEIITETSVISDADDTESS; from the exons ATGTCTTTGTCTATATCCTTGGCCTCTTCCAGGATGTCTGGGGGATACGGAGGTTTTGGTGCAAGTAGTGGAGCAAGATTGGGTCTGGGGATAGGGGGTGGTGCTGGTTTAGGTGGAGGTCTTGGCCTGGGAGGAGGACTGGGCTTTGGAGCCGGTGGAGGTCTTGGCCTGGGAGGAGGACTGGGCTTTGGAGCTGGTGGAGGTCTTGGCCTTGGTGGTGGTGCTGGAGCTGGTGCAGGATTGGCACTGGGGGGTGGTGGTGGTGCACTGGTTGCCAGTCCTGCATTCGCTATGGGTCGCGCCATTGCTGCAGGTGGACTCGGTGCAAGTGCCGCGCTCGCCTCCGGTCAAGCATCAGGCTCTGCCATGGCCCCAATACTTTCCAGAGCAGCTGAGAAGCACACACTCTCTGGGCTGAATGACCGCTTTTCCACATACATGGCCAAAGTACGGGCGCTACAGCAGGAGAACGCAGCTCTGGAGGCAAAGCTGTCCCAACTGACTGGGGGGACGGATGTGTCCCAAGAGTCATCTGTGACTGCCACGGTGGAGTATGAGGCCCAGCTGAGCGAATATCGCAGCACATTGGAAACTCTCACCATCGACACTGTCAAACTGGAGATCGAGCTGGACAATGTCCGTGGAACTGCCCATGAGCTGAAGGCTAA GCTTGACTTTGAACAAGGAGTGAAGTTTCAACTTGAGTCTGATATTGCTGCAATGAAAAAG GACATTGAATTGGCCTCTGACTTAAGAATTGATTTGGATGCCAAATtctccagcctgaaaaatgaaCTGGACTTTGTCAGCAAAACACAAGAGGAG GAATTGTCATCTTTGCAATCTAAACTGGGCACAACAACAATGGATACTTCAGTCTCAATGATTGAAGTAGACACCGGGAAGTCCTTCGACATCTCTGTAGCACTCAACAAGATGCGAATGGAATATGAGAAATCTGTACAGCAACACAGAGAGGAAGCTGAGGCTTACTACAAACTCAAG ATGGATGAGATGCAGACGACCAATGCCAAAAATACAGAAGCTGTGTCATCAGCTAAAGTTGAGATCACAGCAGCCAGGAAAGAGCTGCAGTCACTGAATTTAGAGCTGCAAGGGCTTGCGGCTGCG AACATGAGTCTGGAGCAGAGTTTAGCAGAAGCCCAGGCCCAGTCTAGTGTGGGCGTTGCTGAGTATCAGGCACAGATTGCTAGCCTCACATCGGCCATAGAGGTGGCTAAAGCAGACCTTCACAAACAGATTCTGGCCTACCAAGAGCTGCTGGACATCAAACTAGCCCTGGATGTTGAGATCTCCACCTACAGAAAACTCCTGGAAGGAGACGACTTCAA GGTGCCTGAGTTTACAGAGTCATCCTACACTTTTTCAG
- the zgc:136930 gene encoding thread biopolymer filament subunit gamma isoform X1, whose protein sequence is MSLSISLASSRMSGGYGGFGASSGARLGLGIGGGAGLGGGLGLGGGLGFGAGGGLGLGGGLGFGAGGGLGLGGGAGAGAGLALGGGGGALVASPAFAMGRAIAAGGLGASAALASGQASGSAMAPILSRAAEKHTLSGLNDRFSTYMAKVRALQQENAALEAKLSQLTGGTDVSQESSVTATVEYEAQLSEYRSTLETLTIDTVKLEIELDNVRGTAHELKAKLDFEQGVKFQLESDIAAMKKDIELASDLRIDLDAKFSSLKNELDFVSKTQEEELSSLQSKLGTTTMDTSVSMIEVDTGKSFDISVALNKMRMEYEKSVQQHREEAEAYYKLKMDEMQTTNAKNTEAVSSAKVEITAARKELQSLNLELQGLAAANMSLEQSLAEAQAQSSVGVAEYQAQIASLTSAIEVAKADLHKQILAYQELLDIKLALDVEISTYRKLLEGDDFKVPEFTESSYTFSGRALPHTSTPQDSPHNPAPKDIQTRYILTGKFYSNMQRQCRTETASGL, encoded by the exons ATGTCTTTGTCTATATCCTTGGCCTCTTCCAGGATGTCTGGGGGATACGGAGGTTTTGGTGCAAGTAGTGGAGCAAGATTGGGTCTGGGGATAGGGGGTGGTGCTGGTTTAGGTGGAGGTCTTGGCCTGGGAGGAGGACTGGGCTTTGGAGCCGGTGGAGGTCTTGGCCTGGGAGGAGGACTGGGCTTTGGAGCTGGTGGAGGTCTTGGCCTTGGTGGTGGTGCTGGAGCTGGTGCAGGATTGGCACTGGGGGGTGGTGGTGGTGCACTGGTTGCCAGTCCTGCATTCGCTATGGGTCGCGCCATTGCTGCAGGTGGACTCGGTGCAAGTGCCGCGCTCGCCTCCGGTCAAGCATCAGGCTCTGCCATGGCCCCAATACTTTCCAGAGCAGCTGAGAAGCACACACTCTCTGGGCTGAATGACCGCTTTTCCACATACATGGCCAAAGTACGGGCGCTACAGCAGGAGAACGCAGCTCTGGAGGCAAAGCTGTCCCAACTGACTGGGGGGACGGATGTGTCCCAAGAGTCATCTGTGACTGCCACGGTGGAGTATGAGGCCCAGCTGAGCGAATATCGCAGCACATTGGAAACTCTCACCATCGACACTGTCAAACTGGAGATCGAGCTGGACAATGTCCGTGGAACTGCCCATGAGCTGAAGGCTAA GCTTGACTTTGAACAAGGAGTGAAGTTTCAACTTGAGTCTGATATTGCTGCAATGAAAAAG GACATTGAATTGGCCTCTGACTTAAGAATTGATTTGGATGCCAAATtctccagcctgaaaaatgaaCTGGACTTTGTCAGCAAAACACAAGAGGAG GAATTGTCATCTTTGCAATCTAAACTGGGCACAACAACAATGGATACTTCAGTCTCAATGATTGAAGTAGACACCGGGAAGTCCTTCGACATCTCTGTAGCACTCAACAAGATGCGAATGGAATATGAGAAATCTGTACAGCAACACAGAGAGGAAGCTGAGGCTTACTACAAACTCAAG ATGGATGAGATGCAGACGACCAATGCCAAAAATACAGAAGCTGTGTCATCAGCTAAAGTTGAGATCACAGCAGCCAGGAAAGAGCTGCAGTCACTGAATTTAGAGCTGCAAGGGCTTGCGGCTGCG AACATGAGTCTGGAGCAGAGTTTAGCAGAAGCCCAGGCCCAGTCTAGTGTGGGCGTTGCTGAGTATCAGGCACAGATTGCTAGCCTCACATCGGCCATAGAGGTGGCTAAAGCAGACCTTCACAAACAGATTCTGGCCTACCAAGAGCTGCTGGACATCAAACTAGCCCTGGATGTTGAGATCTCCACCTACAGAAAACTCCTGGAAGGAGACGACTTCAA GGTGCCTGAGTTTACAGAGTCATCCTACACTTTTTCAG